A stretch of DNA from Candidatus Bathyarchaeia archaeon:
TGGTTGACTGGGACGAGGGGGAGGCGAAGGTATGAGGCGAGTGCCCTTGCCACTGTTGCGCCGGTCCTAAGGCATGGACCCAGCCCTGGGCCTTGAGAGAAAGCTATTACGTGCAAGTCCTTCGACGTGACACCCGCCTTTGCTAGAGCAACCTTGATTACGCTGGGAGCCTTCTCGCAGTGGTGTCTGGCGCTCTCGCGAGGGTGGATACCTTCACCGGGGGGAGGCTTGTAAATGCTCCGTTCATCGGAGAGGATACGCCCATCCGATGAGACTACACTTGCCCCGAAGGTGTGTGCGGTACTCTCTATGCCTAGGCAGAGTAACTCGCCAACCATTCGATTCTCACTCAGAGTTGTAGGCGGGGCAGCACTTAAGCATGTTTAGTCTACAAGGACATTAAAAAAAGGAGGGGGGACCTTGGCTTTATCTTTTAACTATTTGGACAGCTTTTATGGCGATGGCTCCGGCGGCGAGGGCTATAGTTGAGACCACGAGGATACTTGTTCCAACCATCATTAGTAGCGATGACGCTGAGAGTTCTCCAAGCAGGATTGATATGAGACTGCCCAGCCAGGGTATAGACAGCAACCTGAGGTTAGAGATTCTTGGCGTGTATCTTAGCTTACGTTTGAGGCCGTAGAGCAGTACTGCAACTGCAGGAGCGAAGTACACGACGCCAATTAAGGCGCTGGCTATAATGCCTGTAACTACCACGCTTACCTCGTTATTTACGTTGAATAGACTTCCGACATTTACTGCCAGATGGAGTATCCCTAAGAGTGGGTAGATGATACCCTTCAATAGCATCTTAATTTGAGGGGATGCAACGATCGAGTCAGCCACGTATGGGCTGAATGAGTAGTACCACCCGTTGAAGACAGTCATAAACTGAGCCCCCGCATAAGTGGCGTAAACGGTTCTCTCCCTGAATCCTCTGAGGAATTGAACTTCCGGCGCCAATTCAGACCCATATGTCGCGGTAGCTATTAGGCATCCGGTATCCACTACATTGAATGACACATCTGAGCTGGTGGCACCTAGATAAGTCTCATCACCAGCCCAGCTGGCGACGACGCTCCAGGAGCCCCCCGCATCTGGTGTGTAGGTGCTTGAGAATGAACCATCCACGGCTGTTGTGGCAGTACGTTCAACCGAGACAGCCCCTGCCTTAGTATAGGTGAGCTTGACCGTAGCTCCCCCGATGGGTGGCGTGATCGCACCTGTGAGAGTTATCGACTCGCCTCTCTTAATGCTCGTTGCTGATGCTGATAGGGATATAGAGGTAGGCGTCTTAGCTGTCTGGCCTGTTACAGCGAATATTGAGAGCCCTGGAGACTTTGCTTCATAGTATACAGTGTCCGCATCCTCCTCAACCTCAGTAGTGGGCAAGCTGCTCCATCCAGTCACTTGGTATCTTTGCAGAGTGATAGTGGAGCGATGTATCTGGTTCGCAGTCATCCACGACTTTTCCACGCCGAAGCCTATTGTAGCATTGGAGATGTCAGTATCTCCAATGTTTGTTTTATCTATAGATATGTAATGGTATACCTTGCCTGTAACGTTCACAGTTACGGAGGCGGGTTTATCAGGTAGCTTTGTGATATTAATCGCGATGTTGTTCACGT
This window harbors:
- a CDS encoding PGF-pre-PGF domain-containing protein, which encodes MALKLRGDNLNIVVAVPLLIITVLSVAAAWASPVWAQVEQIKTDRAIYPPGDSVTISGVASRNAYVAIQVTDPNGTVIWLVTAEPGAGGAYQRHFKLPQNAVEGVYTVVASQGGVVKTATFQVSEEAPQVATSRGRAYIVVPRVIAGGRADVTITKTEDLAVRSIIISVINNVNNIAINITKLPDKPASVTVNVTGKVYHYISIDKTNIGDTDISNATIGFGVEKSWMTANQIHRSTITLQRYQVTGWSSLPTTEVEEDADTVYYEAKSPGLSIFAVTGQTAKTPTSISLSASATSIKRGESITLTGAITPPIGGATVKLTYTKAGAVSVERTATTAVDGSFSSTYTPDAGGSWSVVASWAGDETYLGATSSDVSFNVVDTGCLIATATYGSELAPEVQFLRGFRERTVYATYAGAQFMTVFNGWYYSFSPYVADSIVASPQIKMLLKGIIYPLLGILHLAVNVGSLFNVNNEVSVVVTGIIASALIGVVYFAPAVAVLLYGLKRKLRYTPRISNLRLLSIPWLGSLISILLGELSASSLLMMVGTSILVVSTIALAAGAIAIKAVQIVKR